Proteins encoded by one window of Haematobia irritans isolate KBUSLIRL chromosome 2, ASM5000362v1, whole genome shotgun sequence:
- the Lamp1 gene encoding lysosome-associated membrane glycoprotein 1, giving the protein MFHNKTALFLLLSSACLITAAQISVNLSQAEIPSTVVPILPEKHKTTESTSTSTTSTSSSTSTTSTTTTTTTKPPTPPKPPTPKTTTTTTTTSTTAAPTTTKAPDTTTAAPVTTTPSPKPFPEPEVVTWNSSCIMVRMAVQLNFTYETKDNKVARGLYNIPKNAIVDDQHCDMNTTQFLQINWGPATAQHIMLMQFDNVKGVSNMTMIMFTLPLLSTDFPDAKENQTIQLVHRSGEFSAPSKMSYHCTRPQMFNLTKTVEDLEVVGTVKVHDVQVEAFRSANTSGFSTARDCDSSETSDVAPIAVGIALGALILIVLISYLCARRRSSSRGYMSF; this is encoded by the exons CGGCTCAAATAAGCGTAAATTTGAGTCAAGCTGAAATACCCTCTACAGTTGTGCCCATTTTGCCTGAAAAACATAAAACAACCGAATCTACATCTACAAGTACCACATCGACATCGAGCTCCACTTCCACGACATCAACCACAACCACTACAACTACAAAGCCACCCACGCCACCCAAGCCACCCacgccaaaaacaacaacaactacaactaCCACTTCAACTACTGCTGCTCCTACAACAACCAAAGCCCCTGATACTACAACCGCAGCTCCTGTTACTACAACACCATCTCCCAAGCCTTTCCCTGAACCAGAAGTGGTAACATGGAATTCCTCTTGCATTATGGTAAGAATGGCAGTACAATTGAATTTCACCTATGAAACCAAAG ATAACAAAGTTGCTAGAGGTCTATATAACATTCCCAAGAATGCAATTGTCGATGATCAACACTGTGATATGAACACCACTCAATTCTTACAAATTAACTGGGGACCTGCCACCGCTCAACACATAATGCTTATGCAATTCGATAATGTTAAAGGAGTTTCCAATATGACTATGATTATGTTTACGTTGCCATTGTTGTCCACCGATTTCCCCGATGCTAAGG AAAATCAAACTATTCAATTGGTACATCGTTCTGGTGAATTCAGTGCTCCATCTAAGATGTCTTACCATTGCACCCGTCCACAAATGTTCAATCTAACCAAAACTGTAGAAGATCTTGAAGTTGTTGGAACCGTTAAAGTGCATGATGTACAAGTTGAAGCTTTCCGTAGTGCTAATACTTCTGGATTCTCCACAGCCCGTGACTGTGACAGTTCGGAGACCTCAGATGTTGCCCCCATAGCTGTGGGCATTGCTTTGGGAGCTTTAATTTTGATTGTTTTGATCTCATATCTGTGTGCTCGTCGCCGTTCCTCTTCTCGTGGCTACATGAGTTTCTAA